TTTTTGGAAGAAGATCCGAAGTCTAATTTGTCTCTGGACGGATATTATCAAAATTCTGCTCAAGCACAGGCTACGGTGAATTCATTATATAGAAGGGGAGCTCCACAACGCTATTCGCTAGCGGGAAGTGCGTATGTCGGGCCAGCTGCGTCGGTCAATACCATGTTGACAGGATATTTTACAAATAGTTATGAGGGGCAGGAACGAGTATGTTTATTTGCTAGACAGTTAACTAGACAGCAAAATACAAACCTGATCACCGGCTCAATGAACACCATTTGGGATGAAAGTTATAAAGCAATTAATATTGCAAACGCCGGAATAAAATATATTCCTACTATCTCATTTGTTTCCCAAGATCAGCAAAAATCTTTATTAGCAGAAGCGAAGTTTTTTAGAGCCTATAACTACTTTTATCTGGTTAAGACGTTTGGTGCCATTCCGCTCAGCACAACGCCTGTTGAAACATTAGAAGATAATCTCTATCTAGAAAGAACAGAGGTTGCGAAAGTGTATCAGTTAATCGAGACTGATCTTAAAGAAGCTGTACAAGATTTACCTGCTAAAACGTTTGCTGATAATGGACATCGAATTACAAAATATGTAGCGGCCATGACATTGGCTAATGTTTATTTACAAGAAGGCAAGTATAGTGAAGCTGCAGAGATGGCAAAAATTGTTGTCAATTCTGCTCATAAAATGACTGAAAATGTCGATCTTAAAATGAGTAGCGCTTATAATAAATTGCGTACAACGGATGATTTAAGTGAAGTGATTTATGCACAGGAATATGACGCAACAATTAGCACAAGCAGCTGGTGGACAACGTATGCATTTAGTTCTTCGGCAACATCCGTGTTTGATAAATATTCGATATTTGAACGTGTTTTTGGGCCTACAAAGCAATTTTTAAATGTCTACGATACGAAAGACCTGCGGATTCAACCAAATCAGTTTTTCCATTGGAAATATACAAACCCGGTGAACAACAAGACCTGGGAATCTACGGAAGCCGGCATCTGGTATTATTTTGATGAGCAAGCAACTACTGTTACTGGTCGAGGAACCAAAGACTGGAACTTCTACCGTTATCCTGAGGCCTTGCTTATAGCTGCAGAAGGAATCGCTAAAACATCTGGTGTGAGTGCCGAGGCTGCAGGTTATTTAGCTCAGGTAAAAGCACGGGCAAATACCGAAGGAAAATCAGTTGCTGCTTATACAACCGAATTGCAAACATTATCAGCAGATAATTTTGTGAAAGAATGCTGGAAAGAGCGTCTCCGCGAGTTCCCATTGGAATTTAAAATGTGGGACGATATTGTTAGAACTAAAATGTTCCCTGTAATTTCAACGACTGACGCTGGTAAAGTCGATTTCGTGCCATTGATTGGAGCTAAGAACGGATCTGGTGCAACATTCAAAGAAACAGATTTATTATGGCCAATTTCTCCTGATGAAATTCAGCGCAATAATAAATTGACACAAAATGCAGGCTATCAATAGTCTTTTAAATCTGGGTTTAAAATGGCCATCAATTGATGGCTATTTTTTTTATAAACAATGGCTAAAGCAATCTAGTGACAATAAATGGAGCAATTATTTGTTTAGGTAACATCTATAGCGACACTGTTTAAAATTTTTAAAAAACCTTTTCCCTTTAAAATTAAAATCCTATCTTGAATCCACAATCAAACACTTAAACTAAAAACAATAACCAAAAAGAGAAAAATCAACAAAACATATAATTTAGATAAAATCACATTCGCTTTTTTTTATTCAAATAGCAAAACCGCTTTTGCTTTGTTTTTTTCAATGATTATATGCTGAGTTGTTCCAGCTTAGGTGCATTTTTACGTTTTTTTTAAAATAAATAATTAATAATCCGTATGGTTTAATCTATTAAGATAGAAATGAGACTCAAGTATTCGTATTAATTATTGAAGATGATACTAATTAAACATGATCGTTTAAGCTTATCAAAGCTAAAACGTTTTATAAACCAAAATCACTAGTTATATGAGCAGAATCGATTTAGAATCATTTGCCCGCTTAACGAAAAATACCAAGCTGTTTTTTTCGTTGGCTATTATCGCCGGGACGATACATCAGGCAAATGCGCATGTCATCGCCAAGGGGGAAGACCCAAAAGAGACCTTTACCCATAAGATCGCTAAGTTTCAGGGTTTAATTAAAGGAAAGGTACAGGATGCAAAGACTGGAGAAGGGGTCTCCGGTGTTTCGGTTACCGTCAAGGGATCCGCAAAAGGTACAACATCGGATGGCCAAGGTAATTTTGCCCTGCAAGCCAAGATAGGAGATGTCCTGGTCGTGTCGTCCATTGGTTATCGAACAAACGAAGTCAAAGTAATAGGAAATGCCCCGATTGATATTCGACTCTCCGCGACAGAAGACCAATTGGAGGAGGTTATTGTTGTCGGTTATGGTACGCAAAAGAAAAGTGAAGTGACTTCAGCAGTGGCCTCTGTAAAAGAAAAGGATTTCAATCAAGGTGGTATGCGCAACCCAATGGATCTGGTGCAAGGTAAAGTTGCCGGGCTAAATGTGACGAGAACCCAGGGCAGTAATCCAAATGCTGGTTCGGATATCCAATTGCGGGGTATGGCGTCCATGAAAGGTGGAAACTCCCCGCTGATAGTCATTGATGGTATTCCTGGTGGAAATCTAGATTTGATCAAGCAAGGAGATATTGAATCTATTGACGTGTTAAAGGACGGATCTGCAGCCGCTATTTATGGGACGCGTGGTAATGGTGGTGTAATTTTAGTGACCACTAAAAAAGGCAAATCCGGAGAGCCGCGATTTGAATATTATACCTATGGTCAACATGAGTCTGTAGCAAAGAAACCTTCCATGCTGAATGCACAGCAATTTAGAGACTATGTAGTCAAGGGGCAGAATAAACCTGATCTTGACCTGGGTGCATCAACAGATTTATATGATGAATTGATCAATAAAGGTAATTTTTCAACATTCCATAATTTTGTTGCCAGCGGTGGTGGGGATAAATCCAACTACCGTGCTTCAATTAACTATGAAAATGCCGAAGGTATTGCAAAACAGAATGGACGTCAGCAATTTGGCGGTCGTGTCAATTTTTCCCAAACTGGATTAAAAGATCGATTGACTTTCTCCGGTAATATTGCTGCCAATTTCAATAAAGCAGATCTTTTGGGTGGAAAACCGGAATATTTCGAACAGGCAATCCAGCGCAATCCAACTGCTCCACTATACAATCCCGACGGAAGTTTCTACCAAACCCAGGGGTATAATAATTTTAATCCGTTGGATCGTATGGCCAACCGTGTAGATCAACGCAATCAGGAAACTTTTTCGGGAGACGCCCGTATGAAACTCAAGATTATAGAACCATTGAGCATCTCAGCCTTCGGATCCTATCTTAGAAATAATTGGAACGATCGTCAATATCGGTCGATCAAAGATTGGGACCAACGCCAAAATTCTGAGTATCAGGGTATGGGCTATGCCTGGAAAAGAAATGAGTTAAATTGGTCCAAGACCTTTGAAACCACAATTGATTACAACCAGACATTCAATGAAAAGCATAATATAACGGGTTTACTCGGTTACAGTTTTCAATATAATGGTTATGAGCGATTTGAGATGTCCAATAATGGTTTTACAACAGACGCTTTTCAAGACTGGAATATGGGAAGTGGTACGGCTCTGACAAATACAAAACTTCCGCGACCATCGATGGGATCATTTAAGGAAGACAATAAACTGATTGCCTTTTTTGGACGGGTAAATTATAATT
The DNA window shown above is from Sphingobacterium thalpophilum and carries:
- a CDS encoding RagB/SusD family nutrient uptake outer membrane protein, which encodes MKNKFFMLLILGLGLTTSCNKFLEEDPKSNLSLDGYYQNSAQAQATVNSLYRRGAPQRYSLAGSAYVGPAASVNTMLTGYFTNSYEGQERVCLFARQLTRQQNTNLITGSMNTIWDESYKAINIANAGIKYIPTISFVSQDQQKSLLAEAKFFRAYNYFYLVKTFGAIPLSTTPVETLEDNLYLERTEVAKVYQLIETDLKEAVQDLPAKTFADNGHRITKYVAAMTLANVYLQEGKYSEAAEMAKIVVNSAHKMTENVDLKMSSAYNKLRTTDDLSEVIYAQEYDATISTSSWWTTYAFSSSATSVFDKYSIFERVFGPTKQFLNVYDTKDLRIQPNQFFHWKYTNPVNNKTWESTEAGIWYYFDEQATTVTGRGTKDWNFYRYPEALLIAAEGIAKTSGVSAEAAGYLAQVKARANTEGKSVAAYTTELQTLSADNFVKECWKERLREFPLEFKMWDDIVRTKMFPVISTTDAGKVDFVPLIGAKNGSGATFKETDLLWPISPDEIQRNNKLTQNAGYQ
- a CDS encoding TonB-dependent receptor — encoded protein: MSRIDLESFARLTKNTKLFFSLAIIAGTIHQANAHVIAKGEDPKETFTHKIAKFQGLIKGKVQDAKTGEGVSGVSVTVKGSAKGTTSDGQGNFALQAKIGDVLVVSSIGYRTNEVKVIGNAPIDIRLSATEDQLEEVIVVGYGTQKKSEVTSAVASVKEKDFNQGGMRNPMDLVQGKVAGLNVTRTQGSNPNAGSDIQLRGMASMKGGNSPLIVIDGIPGGNLDLIKQGDIESIDVLKDGSAAAIYGTRGNGGVILVTTKKGKSGEPRFEYYTYGQHESVAKKPSMLNAQQFRDYVVKGQNKPDLDLGASTDLYDELINKGNFSTFHNFVASGGGDKSNYRASINYENAEGIAKQNGRQQFGGRVNFSQTGLKDRLTFSGNIAANFNKADLLGGKPEYFEQAIQRNPTAPLYNPDGSFYQTQGYNNFNPLDRMANRVDQRNQETFSGDARMKLKIIEPLSISAFGSYLRNNWNDRQYRSIKDWDQRQNSEYQGMGYAWKRNELNWSKTFETTIDYNQTFNEKHNITGLLGYSFQYNGYERFEMSNNGFTTDAFQDWNMGSGTALTNTKLPRPSMGSFKEDNKLIAFFGRVNYNYDQKYFVSAILRREGSSRFGANHKWGNFPAISAGWTITNEDFFSNKELVNNLKLRVGYGVTGNQGFPNYNSLILLGTGGVYPQDGIYYQTYGPTQNPNPDLKWEQKAELNIGLDFGLWNNRLTGSLDVYNRKTKDLLYQYKAQQPAYVSTNIWYNVGEVSNKGVELQLSGVPIQKEDFKWTVDFAGSYQKNKLVTMSNDIFKSNWMTFGGLPSPGNLGDAIRLEEGGEIGSFYGKRYAGLNDAGEWLFYKADGSKATIADINDNDRAYIGNGVPKFNASLGNRFTYKGFDLTVFFRGKFKYDILNTADMFFGNQKWLPNNVFESAFTKHADLKQDPQYSDYYLENGSFVKLDNITLGYNFKLKTDYIKSLYVYATGRNIATMTKYTGIDPELQDTGFEAGIDSRSFYPRTRSWTIGLNVGF